The window AACGTGCCACCACACCGGCCACCGGTAAACAATGgagcttgtggcactgccgttgctCGGTCTCCTGGTCTCCCTAGTCGTCGTACTAGTCAACCTCGTCGTCAAGATTCACCCTACCCCGCCGGCGCCAGGGACAGGGAAGCGGCTGCCGCCGGGGCCACGGCAGCTGCCGCTCGTCGGCAGCTTGCATCACGTCCTGCTGTCGCGCTACGGCGACCTGCCGCACCGGGCGCTGCGTGAGCTCGCCGGCAGGCACGGCCCTGTCATGCTGCTCCGCCTCGGCGCGGTGCCCACGCTGGTCGTCTCCTCCGCCGAGGCCGCCAGGGAGGTCCTCAAGACGCACGACGCCGCCTTCGCCAGCCGCCACCTGACGCCCACGCTGGCCGTCTTCAGCCGCGGCGGGCACGACATCCTCTTCTCCCCCTACGGCGACCTGTGGCGCCAGCTCCGCCGGGtgtgcgtcctcgagctcctcagcGCGCGCCGCGTCCAGTCCTTCCGCCACATCCGCGAGGACGAGGCCGCCCGCCTCCTCCGCTCCATCTCCGAGGAGTGCGCCCGCTCCGGCGACGCTGGCGCCGTCGTCGAGATCGGCGAGGGGATGTCGCGCATGATAAACGACGTCGTGGTGCGGTCGGCCGTGGGCAGCCGGTGCCCGCGGCGCGACGAGTTCCTGCGCGAGATCGACGAGTCGGTGAAGCTGACCGCCGGCTTCAACCTGGCCGACCTGTTCCCGTCGTCGGCGCTGGCGCGCTGGCTCAGCCGCGGGCTCCGGGAGACCGAGCGGTGCAACCGCCACGTGCGCGACATCCTGAACGACATCATCCGCGACCGCATCGGAGGCGGCGACGGCAGCGACAGCGAGGACGACCTGCTCGGCGTGCTGCTGAGGGTGCAGAGGGACGGCGGCGGGCAGTGCGCCCTCACCACCGagatcatcaccaccgtcatcctGGTGCGCATCACTATCATCACGCCATGCCACATCGTCTCTTACGTaccaaactcacacttgctgactaACTGCAGGAGATCTTCGCCGCCGGGAGCGAGACGTCGTCCACGACGCTCGAATGGGCCATGTCGGAGCTGGTAAGAAACCCGCGCCTCCTCCGCAAGGCGCAGACCGAGGTCCGGGAGGCATGCAAGGGCCAGCGCACGCCGACGGAGGGCGACACGGGAAGGCTGCGCTACCTCCACCTGGTGATCAGGGAGACGCTGCGCCTGCACGCGCCGGTGCCGTTCCTGCTGCCCCGGCAGTGCCGGGAGCGGTGCGAGGTGATGGGCTACGACGTCCCCGAGGGGACCAAGGTGCTGGTGAACGCGTGGGCCTTGGGCAGGGACGGGGCCTACTGGGAGGACGCCGAGCGGTTCAAGCCGGAGAGGTTCGAGGCCGAGAGCGCCGCCATGGACTTCAGGGGCGGCGACTTCGAGTTCATCCCCTTCGGCGCGGGGAGGAGGATGTGCCCCGGCATGGCGCTCGGCCTGGCCAACATGGAGCTCGTGCTCGCGGGCCTGCTCTACCACTTCGACTGGGAGGTCcccggcggcgggaggccggaggaGCTGGACATGTCCGAGGCGTGCGGGATAACCGTGCAGAGGACGTCCAAGCTCGTCCTGCACGCTACGCAACGTATTCCACTCGCAAATTAGTgatcttttttttttgcatggcGCAAATTAGTGATCGAATCCtccttttttgaacatcagtacagacttTTTTAAGTCCTAGGACATTTttaagtcccaacttataagtcataagtccctacctgtttgtttaGAGGGACTTATAAGTTCTGAGTCtacctgtttgtttacagggacttataaGTCCATGTTGCACCGCTGCAACGAAGCTCAGGAGAGGGCATGTCCGGCGATTGGAGACACCGCTGCAACGAACCGAGGCAGAACGAACCGAGGCAGGGCGGCGAACCAAGGCAGAACGAACCGAGGCAGGGCGACGACGGGGCGAGAGGCGGGCGGGACGGGGCGAGAGGCGGGGCGGTCCGGGATAAGTCCCAATAAGCTCCTCCCTGAGAGTCTTATTTAATAAGTCCCAAATCACCACAGTAAGTCTCAATAAGTCCCTTGTGTTTGGTTTAGGTGGGGACTTTTtttaagtccctggaaacaaacaccctcttaagccctcatacatacgcgcatacactcacccctattagTGACCGAATACTCCTCAACACCATCCACTTCTTCCGTTAGGGTATATAAGTGCCAATACGCACAGTATTTCGAAATTATACTTGAGCCATCAATAAGATCAATAATATTTctcgcaaaataaaaataaaaataagatcAATAATATATGAGAATGATATATGTCATCCATATTATGCCATTGTAAATGTCTTTTAAGTACAAACTCCATGATATGCTTTTTTTGGAATTTGTTTAGATGATAGTCAGATCAAATCTCAAAATAACTAATTTAAATTCCGGGCGGACCTGCAAGTTCTGGGAGGACCACTGGCTCGATGGACAATCCATCCGCGAGATTGTGCCTCTCGTCCATGCCAAGATTCCCAAACGACGGTGCACTTTCCGTGCGCGACGGCCTCCACGACCGTGCTTGGATCGCGGACACCAGGGTGCCCTAGGCATGCAGATGGCCATCCAGTACGTTTCCTGTGGCGGCGTCTACAGCAGGtgaccctctccgacgagccggacAAGATATCCTCGCGCTGGCCCCCCTCCGGCTCCTATACCGTGCGGTCATGCTATCAATCCTTATACACTAGATCCACCGAGGACCCCCACTGGCGCATCACTTGGCGATCTTGGGCGCCGCTACGCATCAAGTTCGTCATCTGGCTGGCCTTGCTTGGGCGATGCTGGACGGCCGACTGCCTCGCGCGGCATGACCTGCCCCATGAACCTACCTGTCTCCTCTATGATCAAGAGCCCGAGACAATGCAACACCTCCTCGCTGGCTGCTCCTTCTCCCGCCAGGTGTGGCATGAAGTGCTATCTTGGTGCCGCTCCACCCCCACAATCCTAAACCAAGACGAGgaattcatcacctggttgacctcgGCCATCGCCGCCACGCCACGCGATCTACGACGCGGGCTTGCCTCCATCGCCATCCTCACGGCATGGTGGTCTGGAAGCACCGTAATGGATGTGTCTTCGATGGCGACCCCCAATCCGTGCGTCGAGCCGTCAATGACATCCGGGAGGAAGCAAGACTCTGGGCATGCGCGGGCGCCACAGGTCTGGCGCTCATCATGCCAGAGACTTAGCCTAGGGCCACTGTGGCAAGCGCACCCACACCTTTCTGTGTGTCGTGGCTGTCGACGCATGCCATCCTTGTGTTCATGCTCGACAGACCATTCCCTTATGTAACATCCCTGTAATCTATGCAACTATCtacctatcaatgcaatgataagGAAGCCTTTTGCGTATTCGTGAAGAAAAAAACTAATTTAAATCCGCACAAAGGCAATAATGCTCTTATTTTGGGTTGGAGAAAACGGGTTCTTTAGCTGTAATTATGTACTCCACCCAAATAGAACTAAATCAAATACAACTACATGACTCGATCTATCGGAAGGCCACAACCTTATGCAGACCCATGTACATGTAGTTGCTAACTTACGCATGGGAAAGCTACTTCATTTAAGTCCATAATCGGTGGAGCGCCAATATTTATTTCACACAACAGCAAGATCACTGATGGTGTTTGGCTTACTCGAGCAATGGATGATTTCTGTCCTGGTGCGTGCACTTGAAACTTGTCACTCGAGCAGGTAAAGCTCACCTTTCAAGGTCCCACACACTTGCAGCGGCTCCTGTGCGGCCTCCTGCACCTCTGTGTCCTTCTTCTCGACCATGGGGCTGCACATCGTTTGTGATCTCCATGAAGTGCCAGGGTCATACTTTGTATGTATCTTCTAAATCTAAACCAGAGTTTAGCCAAGACCAAAAAACACCCAATATTACGAATCTGAAGCAGCAACCAAAATGCACAATTTTTCAGTTAGTCCTGTCCTCTCAAGAAACAGACAAGTGAGTCTCCTATGAAAGCACATACTTGAAGCATGAAGCACGTGAGGACCTATCTTCAGCGAGTGTGTTCTATAGCAAAAATCATtagttggataataaaatgtttacCTACCAGCCAATGCATGTGTTTTCACAATAGTTTGCCTTTCTATTGTCATTTGCAAACTTTTTTGTACATATGTATGAAGAAGTTTGAAGCTTATTGGCAGATAATATAAAATTGCGATGTGGTATGAAATATGAGGGGATGCAATAAACTAATTATTGACACACTATAAACATTATTTACACTAAGTGTAGTCTTTCCATAGTTATTGCAGTTACATATCATCATGTTCTTGTATACACACAGTCATTGTTGTGTTTATGTCCATAATACTCTTCTCGATCCAGTCCTACAAATAAAACTCTCTAACATTAAAAATAAAACTCTCTAACATTAAAATGTTGGTTTGCTTATATGTCTCCACAAAAACAAATATGTTCTTTACAAAGTGCATTCAAGAAAAGTAGGCTATGAAAAACTAGTTCTAGACCTTTACATGAAACATGTTAATAATCATAGTTTTATAGTTTCACTACCGGAATCacaccctatgccgacggccagggccgtcggcatagccctgactagccgtcgggacaggcctatgccgacggcccccgtcggcatagggccgtcggcaacatatccGTCGGCGTAGCAAGGATGACCGTCGGCATAGAAAGGCCGTCGGCAACGCCATCGCCTAACGGCGGCTGCCGTCAACTGCTGACCAACGGCGACTCGCCACGTGGcacctctatgccgacggcctggccgtcggcatagttatAAACTACGCCGACGGCCAGTGCGTCGGCATAGAGGTGCCACGTGGCGAGTCGCCGTCGCTCCTGGGGCTTGCGTATGCCGACGGCCGGGCCGTCGGCTTAGTTtagaactatgccgacggctaggccgtcggcatagacgtgcCACGTGTCGGCAACTGGGCACTCCTGGGGAAGAACtaagccgacggccaggccgtcggcataggcggcCACGTGTCAGCCACTGGGAGCTCAtgccaggcctatgccgacggctaggccgtctgcATAGTTTCTGtccagttttttttcctttttctgtttcttttcagcTCAATTCATTTGAATATACACAGCATATATAAGAAGCAGCATATATAAGAAGCAACATCACGTAACAGTAAGGAGCAGCATCACACATCATAAGAAacatcacaaagcataaacatataagtatcatcaccaccaagcaTATAAGAATCTCACAAACAACAATAAGATAAGAAACATCACAAGCATATAAGTATCACAACATCGAGAACCGCCACAATGTGACCCAAAGGCTTAAGCGCCAGGACGTCGAGCACCGCGGAGGTCGTCACTGCCAAGAGCGCCGAAGCCCAGGTCGTTAGTGCTTCCGccagcgctaccgccaagaccgcctccacctccgcctccacctccgcctccgcctccgcctccgtggatcggagtggtcgggctccgtgtctccGGAGTGCTGCAAAGACCACCGCCAACTgtagatccacctgttccctggatgttgaaaagacatattaatgggatatatgactgtgttgaaaggcatgacatgctttgggtgaatagattggggatgaactaaccggcgaggggccagcattctgtgccacaaactcctcaaaggtcAGCAGCACTAGTTGTGCTGGAGGGCATTATGCTGGCTGCAACTAAGGACACCTGCCGGCCGCCATTTCCTGAAAAGCCTGCTCCAGCTGGCgatccctctgcacttggtgttcatgaagcctctgatgccacaccatggtctcctggcgtgtgtactccaggtaggcctacggtatgacgtgatggaactcataaaactactagatgcggaaaataaagtgaacaatgaagataagagggaaaatacttacagattgttgctcctgaaagagggactgtgaACTGGAcactggctggctcgtgcgctggctcaggcttGGGTCGATCCGACggagctgtgtgtaggagatagtCGGAGTGACcacagcatcgagaaccgcctcccgaccgtgctccttgggccccatgctcaccaccgccctgtcgtccagatccgccgcaatggggtcaggtgtgtcaggatgtaacttcAGATACGCTGCGGAGTAGGCCTCCTTCCTCCACGCGGTCTTAttgccgtagtacttgggctcgccaggcttggggtccttccgcgtatgggcgatctcccacgcctacatgtgtgagagcggccgcttcagtttctcctcctgcaccaccaaacatatgttagtcatacataagaaagtgatggtaaatagaagaagaagaatgtttaatggggttagtcatacattaactgccttgtggagatagtggtttcggtttccctgagcatgtactccctccttccctcggttagccttattttttattctcatagccgcccaggctccagcctcatcacaccaaagatccaccaatgctgcccaggactcgtcttttccataacaccaatttggacacacctacataataaaagcataatggcatgtcaACATGAAACGGTGAAATGTACCACATGGTAATGAAATCTTTTATACTTACCACCAAGTACTCGGGCttctccaaggtaatgcccatcctccgcgcttcttccttggtcatcttcacaccaagaacGTCGTGGTAGTAtgtcgagatggccacatagcgcacctcgtactgcatctggcgggccttcttcttgcattggcgcagcacgatctggtccgctctagccctgtgctccggaagaactcgatagaatttctacaatcatgcatgaaacaagaatggaagaagccatgagttaaatcattcatgaaactagaatggacttgtgcttctgaagagaactcacccagaaagtagtgatcacggccttggcatgggtctcatggtccgcgtgGAGGGCCGCTTCCCAATGGTCCCAGCTCGTGGCTAAAACCCGACGGCCCGGCTGCCTGACTGGATCCGGACAGTACAACCCCGGCCAGtataacttcagcaagacggtgatgaggccgttgggaatacggacccctttagaatatatccagttactgcaaaagaatgaactattagcatgtgacaagcaaaataaataacaaccggaatatgcatgtgacaagcaaaataatgaaccacttactcttttcccgtgggctcaatgagccacttctgctcctcagtagcaggaacctgctttggtagctttgcgttgCCACGTAGCCATCCCTTGTTGTCAACCCCCTTCccgtcaccaccatcatccccgccaccaccccCCTCCTCGCNNNNNNNNNNNNNNNNNNNNNNNNNNNNNNNNNNNNNNNNNNNNNNNNNNNNNNNNNNNNNNNNNNNNNNNNNNNNNNNNNNNNNNNNNNNNNNNNNNNNNNNNNNNNNNNNNNNNNNNNNNNNNNNNNNNNNNNNNNNNNNNNNNNNNNNNNNNNNNNNNNNNNNNNNNNNNNNNNNNNNNNNNNNNNNNNNNNNNNNNNNNNNNNNNNNNNNNNNNNNNNNNNNNNNNNNNNNNNNNNNNNNNNNNNNNNNNTCCCTAGagtgtacctcactagaggagggcctcgaagacaacacccctaagtcggtgagggtgcgctctttctggccgcgaccccctatagtggctctccccccagcacctcgtcctctagaggctctccccccgccccctcctcctctaggggcacctctccctcgacctccctgtgaggagtcaccgtcaagtagccgagggggaggattacgtgctcgaccactccgactaggcaggccgacgacCTTGCATAGGAAACCTACGCCatcggccttccccttgcccatgttccacgaatctgcattgaaaagagaaaaagcaattagtaaattaatgaaatgaagaaaaaggcatgataataaacacattaataaaaatgcataaaaaggcatattcctaaactatagaaaaaaaaAGACTTGAAACGTACactgctagaacccatatgaatcatcattgttgtaacctctttctcggtccatctcatcatcaatatcaatcatatcatcttcgttgtccgacggaggtggaggctcttcctcgtcgtcagcgtcttcgtttaacttttctagcataagtatgtcattttcattgacaatggtctcaccatcattccgtgcatcgtcgATGTTTGGgtcgacatcatcatcacccaatggtctagcgtcatcgtttctaaccacatcatcatcatcatcatcaggtcgctcttgatagaacactccctcgtatgtcatggggttaatgttgtagtaatcgtcttcattcgggtctggtagcttaccatgtggcgacaccttgaacacaacttcccaaccctttagatatactttctggcatgggtaaggcagataatatacttgtgtagcttgggtagccgcaatgaagagatcagctccggcatagacgattgatggtttaacttcgaccaaaccaatggaaggcgtatgttttaccccctcccgTGGATCGAAGCATCAGCATTTGAACACAGACAGACTTAGGGTCTCACGCCCCTAGCGGAATTTAACCTCAtatatattttgtacccttccatagtagtctactgaattttgaccgggggtgtacactccagtatttatagttttcggatcggggcggctgttttggtgctcctctgtatggaagcgatacccattcacatcatactttgtacatgtcatgacggcagggtcaaaacccatggaaacccatctcaattcatcatccatagatatgttcggatcttttccctacaagtataatggaaattgttgcgtgcattagttcggttaactaataaatgttgaagtaggtatttaataggggagtgtggaaatttactttctccatgaaccaagcaacaaattttttacgtccagggtttccatgacggagaagagtaagtgcctctgcctcagtaggaggattcactcccgtccattcctcttgaacgaaatcactaaaaaaagataagcggtgttagaccgggactaagtgaacatgaaacatgatgatgtggaagacataaaggaatggtgtagtggtattacctcatccacacttcctcaacttccttgatgttgtgcaagatatagaacatgaggtcctcccactcttgtcgtggcatgttataagatttcgaggccccagccctcccaccttgcgcgttgaatagatcgagcctgggttgatacttgggctcttctatattgtatcgaggcaccttgttatgaagatggggaacgtggtctggatagtatgatgtcctgaggtctgacacctcctctaggataactgcctcagctatggaagcttcaatcttagctttgtttccacatttctgtcggagatgcttgttctgcctctcagggccgtactgccaccgattttgcacagggccccccaacaatacctcgttcgcgaggtgcagaatgagatgtgtcatcggagtaaagaagcctggcggaaagatcttctctagtttgactatcaactccggtgccttcttatgcaatttttcaatcacctctttacttacttctttagcacagagcatgcggaagaaatggctaagctcggcaagcacttgccagacatgctcggggacatagcctcAAACCATCACCgacattatccgctcaatccatacatggtagtcatgactcttcaggccggtcactttgcccgttgaaagattgactcccttacttatattcgatgcataaccatcggtgaacttcaaaatttgtttcagccagataagtacttcttttttttctggcggtttaaggacaaagtcagcatctggcttgaaccagttttttcgaccgcctgtgggagacttcatgttcaggcgtggtctatcacaaattctctgttgatcggctctagcttttacgttatccttcgtcttatcaggaatgttgaggatcgtgtggaaaagggactctgccacattcttttcggtgtgcatcacatcaatattgtaaggaagtttgaggtccttgaaatagggaagctgcgagaagggggtaatgtgagtccagttgtgcgtctcgccatatccctcgaagcctttggctttggctttgccttcGCCTTTAactttaggcttgagagcttttagctgagcaagaacatctgcccctgaaaatgttggaatctcggttacttcatgaacaacccggcctttcgtgaagttcttcttgtcttccctgtctggatggtctggagggaggaactgtcgatgcaggtcaaaggctacatacttgccacccttactcagccaaatcattcacagagcctgcatgcacactgggcatggcatcttaccacttgtacaccatccgcacaatagagcatagccgggaaagtcatgcatgcaatagtgcaaccaaactttcatcaagaaatttctctgcagatcccggtcgtatgtcaacctcggaaagtaccaagaatggtgcaaggcATCCACAAGCGGCTacataaacacacccaattgcttccccgggtagtcaggccccggaatgatgagcgacaagaacatggtcttccgttgcattagggcaccgggaggaagattgagcggaattacaaacacaggccaacagctgtatggattggacgacataccatatggattcaacccatcacctgatatggctattctgacattcccagcctcagctgcttcctcggggtattcttcatcgaatgacttccatgcttcccctcccgatggatgtacgatttttttgaattgtaccttataccttccttgtgccacttcatcattttggcagactccttcatgatgaaaaggcgctgcagtatttttataaaatcaagataccgaagaaccttaatggggatggttagctgctttttctcaccatcctcaccgaccacctcaatgtaccgagacgaaccacacttcctacagtacttgtcatccgcatactcgtgcctaaacaaaaggcaattcttcgggcaaacatctattttctcataatccatagagagtgccttcatgattttctttgtatcgtacatgcttttcggcagttcatgatgttggaaatatgccctagaggcaataataaaagtattattattatatttccttgttcatgataattgtcttttattcatgctataactgtattatccggaaatcgtaatacacgtgtgaatacatagaccacaatatgtccctagtgagcctctagttgactagctcgttgtgatcaacagatagtcatggtttcctggctatggacattggatgtcgttgataacgggatcacatcattaggagaatgatgtgatggacaagacccaatcctaagactagcacaaagatcgtgtagttcgtttgctagagctttgccaatgtcaagtatctcttccttttgaccatgagatcgtgtaactcctggatactgtaggagtgccttgggtgtatcaaacgtcacaacgtaactgggtgactataaaggtgcactacaggtatctccgaaagtatctattgttttatgcggatcgagactgggatttgtcactccgtgtaaacggagaggtatctctgggcccactcggtaggacatcatcatatgcgcaatgtgaccaaggagttgatcacgggatgatgtgttacggaacgagtaaagtgacttgccggtaacgagatagaacaaggtatcggtataccgacgatcgaatctcgggcaagtaaaataccgctacacaaagggaattgaatacgggatcgattgagtccttgacatcgtgattcatccgatgagatcatcatggaacatgtgggagccatcatgggtatccagatcccgctgttggttattgactggagaacgtctcggtcatgtctacatgtctcccgaacccgtagggtctacacacttaaggttcgatgacgctagggttataaaggaagcttgtatgtggtaaccgaatgttgttcggagtcccggatgagatcccggacgtcacgaggagttccggaatggtccggaggtaaagatttatatataggaagtcctgtttcggccatcgggacaagtttcggggtcatcggtattgtaccgggaccaccggaagggtcccgggggcccaccgggtggggccacctgccccggggggccacatgggctgtagggggtgcgccttggcctacatgggccaagggcaccagcccctagaggcccatgcgccaagataaaggaaaaagggaagagtcctaaagggggaaggcacctccgaggtgccttggggaggatggactcctccccatccttagccgcaccccttccttggaggagggggcaaggctgcgcctcccccctctcccttggccctatatatagtggggaaaaggaggagcaatgacacccaaggcctttggttgcctccctctccctcccgtgacacatctcctctcccgtaggtgctcggtgaagccctgcaggattgccacgctcctccatcatcaccacgccgttgtgctgctgctggatggagtcttccccaacctctccctctctccttgctggatcaaggcgtgggagacgtcatcgggctgtacgtgtgttgaacgcggaggtgctgtccgttcggcacttgatcatcggtgatctgaatcacgacgagtacgactccatcaaccccgttcacttgaacgcttccgcttagcgatctacaagggtatgtagatgcaaactctcctcccctttctactcgttgctggtctctccatagatagatcttggtgtttcgtaggaaaaattttgaatttctgctacgttccccaacagtggcatcatgagctaggtctattgcgtagattctttgcacgagtagaacacaaagtagttgtgggcgttgatgttgttcaa is drawn from Triticum dicoccoides isolate Atlit2015 ecotype Zavitan chromosome 6B, WEW_v2.0, whole genome shotgun sequence and contains these coding sequences:
- the LOC119320215 gene encoding zealexin A1 synthase-like — translated: MELVALPLLGLLVSLVVVLVNLVVKIHPTPPAPGTGKRLPPGPRQLPLVGSLHHVLLSRYGDLPHRALRELAGRHGPVMLLRLGAVPTLVVSSAEAAREVLKTHDAAFASRHLTPTLAVFSRGGHDILFSPYGDLWRQLRRVCVLELLSARRVQSFRHIREDEAARLLRSISEECARSGDAGAVVEIGEGMSRMINDVVVRSAVGSRCPRRDEFLREIDESVKLTAGFNLADLFPSSALARWLSRGLRETERCNRHVRDILNDIIRDRIGGGDGSDSEDDLLGVLLRVQRDGGGQCALTTEIITTVILEIFAAGSETSSTTLEWAMSELVRNPRLLRKAQTEVREACKGQRTPTEGDTGRLRYLHLVIRETLRLHAPVPFLLPRQCRERCEVMGYDVPEGTKVLVNAWALGRDGAYWEDAERFKPERFEAESAAMDFRGGDFEFIPFGAGRRMCPGMALGLANMELVLAGLLYHFDWEVPGGGRPEELDMSEACGITVQRTSKLVLHATQRIPLAN